DNA sequence from the Cucurbita pepo subsp. pepo cultivar mu-cu-16 chromosome LG06, ASM280686v2, whole genome shotgun sequence genome:
AACTATATATGCATTATGAGCATAATGATTGTAGCTCTGATTGGTACTTTTTATTAAGAAGCCTGAAGGAAACTACATTATATGAAGGGGAAGGAGCCCACAGACAGctgtgtttatttatttatttttaaccaaaaattatATGGTGTGTAAAAAGGGATCATATCTTTTCAATACCTGACAAATTGTATGAATAAATTACTTGTAGATAAAGTACTCAGCAAGAAAATTTTGtcaatttcttatttaatatatcaccATTATTGTTGTTCACTTTTCAgtcatcaaaaaaaaaaaaaaaaaaaaaaaaaaaaaaaaaaaaaaaaaaaaaaaaaaaaaaaaaaaaaNctaattttcttttaatgcaCATCTACACATGTATCTAGAAATGTATGTTtagtttgttggatgatggaagtctcacatcgactaatgtagggaatgatcatgagtttataagtgaggaatacttgagaccttttggagaagctcaaagcaaagccatgaaagcttcattttttattgttgtgAGAAGTCTTCCtaatggaaaaaaatgttttcactTTTTCATTTCACGTCTAAATCGagaattctctctctctctctcgttgGGAGTGAATTTTTGCAAgtaaatttgacatttttgagCACGTCCCATAAAAgaacatataataaataaataaatatttttagtaaaaCAGAATTATTTGTATTGACCAGcgcgctctctctctcttggtCTCTCCCTTGTTTAGCGGGatcataatttataaagtaTTGAACTTTTCATTCAGGATTTAAAAAgcaatcatttattttgtcggaaggaaaaagaaactaacgtggattgattgattgatccAGGCATTACTTTCCTCttttatgattaaatattatatatatatcttcttAGGTATAattatatctttaaattttttaaagttgaatgaaatgttgtatatgagaattttaaaaatgttaaaaataactCTATGACATATCTTTAATGTTTTGAGTGTACATTTTTAACCAATATTTTCTTATCAccaaaattgataattttttactccaaacaatttaaaataagaacacTTAAGTATTGtgatttttatctttatagCAAACACACGTagccattttattttactagAAAAGTTGAGGGAAACAAGCTACACTGAGTCAACTTGTTTTTCATAAAGTCAACGCATTAACAGATTTCCAGACAATATgtataattattgtttttccaCACATGCGAAATGCCATTAGGTCTAGTTTACATTTTGTTGTCTTTATCATCACGAGTAGGCTACCAACCAAAAAATTAGTATGAGAGAGAGGATTTGTGTCATTTGGTGTGCAGTTCTACGTccacaattaaatatttaaataataaatttataaattttcattattgacccattaaaatttataaaaaattaatgtaatttatatttaataaaatcctaagtcattagtttttttttttttaatatatagtccgtaaatttaaaataaatcactCTAACGTAagtttttatagttttattattagtGGTATAAAAAGGTCCGTACCAATAAAGATactattataaaattatgatattttactCTATTAGCCGATGTAAGACTTTTTCTCATCTTAATAAttgtcaaaataatttaaatctatttaGATTCTGAGTTTTCCATGTATTAACCTATAATGTCAGcctaagatatatatatatatattttgttaattgaGTGGCTTTTcatatgttataattttttttttttgttaagaaagaaaaataatttaattaatgttaattttgagTGGTTAAAACCaacttaaaaaatagtattaaataATCACATACGATCTAAATTTAcatacttttaatatattatttttgttggcGCTTCAGAAGATAactgatttttatttatttatttattattatttgttaggGAATTGAAAGGAATCCATCAAAAGAAGAGCCAGATTAAATGCAacatagaattatttttttcagttGAAGTACTTTTCAAATTAGGCAGAGGCATTCAACTAAGTTGTAGCCAAGTTGGGAagcaaattttaaattatttttcatgcatttaacaaaataatggTACAAAATTACTATTCACTCATGCCCCTCAAATAACTTATGCGTGAATTACACGTAGTCTACgtgtgcatgttcaatcatttgCGACACGATCGACTCACCTCTACACTAGGTCAAGTCATTTGGCTCGATTTTGTCCTTACTTGAGGGGTCAAAGTCTCTCAATGGAACGTTGCATCCAATATTATCTTGATTCTCACTCAATATacccatatgtcttgacgtcATCTCAAGTCATAGAGTGTCGTTGGTTATCACAACTCACTTGGTCATGCCATCAGGTTTTCGGGGAAAGTAGAAACTCAAAACTAATATCTGAATTTATCACATAAAAATACATGTTTTCACCGTTTTATTAGTTCGACGAATGGGATTGGGAAACATCGATGGGCTTGAAAGACTAGGCCCAATGTTGACTGGAAAAGGCCCAAATAATTGGGCCTGAAGACAAGTACAGtaatttttccttaaaaaaattaaaatgtacttttaaattagtcaaataattcttaaaaaaaattagttttcaaCGTGGGATGATGACGCTGATATGACGTAATAGTGACGTGGAGGTTAAATTAAATCTCCATTTTCAAGCACTATTCTATTCCCCAAACGGCGAGTAAAACCCAGGGTAGATAGTAATAATTATGGAGTAAACGAAGggtaattttgtaaaaataaaaaaattgcaataaaGAGCATTAAAAAGCGGATGCGAGAAAAGGGAGTCGGCAGTCAACATAAAAGAGaataagagaaagagaaattaaTGAAGAGCAATGGGAGAAGGGAGGATGGTAAGGTAATGGagtcatatcatcaccatGGGGGAAGCTTTTATTACATCTTTCTTGCACCTTCCTTCATCACCGCCACTCGACAAGAGGCCGATTCAAGTCATCGTATTAAACTTGAATCATTATAAACATGCAATTTAAAATACgtataattacaaataaaattagtctaaactaaaataaagcataaaagccttttttttactacatttcAACGGTCGTAACTTTTAAGCTCAATGACTATAATTAACcatgtaaatataatattgaaataaatagcTCTATATTATATTGTCGATAGGTCTCacctaatattttttaataaaacctTTCAACAACCACGGAGTTTAACTTTCaaccaaatgaaaaagaattgaatataATGTTCGAATGTATAGGTTATTTGACGTTAGAGTAATTTGATatcataaaatcaaataaaaggCAATAATTACAGAAGTATGTAAGCAATTACgtaatggaaatggaaatggagagGGCAAAATGggtaattcatttatttatttttacataaatGATCAAATGAGAGAAAAGTTTATGTTTAGGGAtgattggaaaaggaaaacaaaatgggGAGCAAGGCAAACAAGGAGCATAATCCTGCCCACCCACTGGTCGGCTGCCCGTAAAACCCGCAACACATCATCTTCTCCTCCCATAATTCCCATTTTCTCCCCATCATTTAAACTATTTGCctaacatttattaatttatttaaaaaaaagaaagtgataTTTTCCCATGCTTCAGACGCTAGATTTAGTCTCCATCACATTCATGATCCCTTTAGAATCTATCGCCCATCACGCCAAATCATTTCCGAGGGCCCCACTTTTAACATCACCCTTTTGACAACGTGGCATCGCTTTCTACCCAATCAACCAGCTACCGCCAATTACGAACATGGattcttctaatttattttccattttctaatttttttttcaaacaacagtcttttggaatttaatattattcgACAAAAATAACATTTCAATTTGGCCAACAAAGCTTATTAGGTATCATATCAACAAATTAGGTATAACCCAGagcattaatttattatttagtgTTACAAATTATACTCTAAAATGTTGGTACATGGAATCTTTGtgctttaaataattttaaataatacataacgcttaaattattaaaaaaaaattagaagttagaactcaaaatatatatataaaaaaagctTCACGGAACCATTTGGTATGCACAAATGAGCAGTggtagttttttattttttattttgtcaaattagataaataaaataaataaatatttgaaccATTTAATTTGGTAGTGTTTGGGTCATAATAGATGCCACGACGACCTACAGAgagaacaaaattcaaacaaggGGCTTCAATTGTGCATCGATTATTTAAATGCGgtcttttttgcttttatgttgttctttttggctcattcttttattaaagtaatttttaactttaatcTAAACCTAATTATTCTCGACCGTCACATTGTATTTATTCAATTCATTCTccattgttatttttataatatgtcACTGTATCAAGGTCAATGCTTATCTCTCTAACCCCACACAAACTTCTCCATGAAGccaacaatattttatttaatcttaatCTCCCCACTTCCTTTTCAATTAACACCGATTGTGTGGCCTAACATATCTTAATGCCATAATTAACTTTACTTAATTACAAATCGTGGTCAAATAGTATATGAGCTAGACATCAGACATTGCGTCAATGAAAATGATTGACTCCCAAGAAGATGGATTGggagattccacgtcggttggacAAGTAAACAAATTATAAGAGTGTAGGAAACTCTCTCTAAtaaacgtattttaaaattatgtaactGACGTGGTAATAGACCCATGAGTcgttataaaaaaaacgatttgagaaattaaggagaattattgtatttttgttgCTTTTATGATGTGTTAAAGAACGTTTAGGTTAAAGTTAGTTTAAATGGACGGTTAACTGTCCGctagaaattcaaattattgatgattatgaGTCCCATAAAGGGTGCATTGAACTTATGGATTCGTCGGTGGATCCACCGTACCGTGTGGGTGTCATTTCCcatcatttaattatttttcacaatgcaaaaaaaataaaaaaataaaaaaaacccaaactcaaatatatatttatttaattttgttttatcattaAAACAGTAACTGAATTATGTGTGCCTCTTTCCCTCTTAATTCACCAACCGACAAGCTACAATACACCCAATCCTTAAACCTAAGTATCAATTCATATGACATTAGAGGGGAATTAATCTCTTTTAACAAACTGAGTCCAAACGACGCTAAAAATTGCATTTTtcgataaagaaaataaatcaattttattatatattcgACATATCTTTCATCCATCCCGAAAAGTACACTCCCCATGCCCTTGCCCATGTCTTGCAACGAAACAAATATACCTGATGATAAGACGAAACACCACTGATTGGTCTACCCATACTAtacactaaaattaaaaaaataaaaaaaactttggttataataataacataaggtaattatatttattgaattaggTACGAttaaagagtaataaatgtaattaattcGTTACAATGATATTATTATACAATGAACCGGGAATCAGAGGCGGTGCATGTACGGCATCAGGTATATACCAAGAATAAAAATGTTCCAATAGagtaatgattttatttataaataaataaataaataaataacaaatagttATCTCATAATCATTATGCGTTCATCCTGTACACCCACAGCACACGCCTAATTGAAATCCATTCGCTCTCAGGCATTTACTACGAGAGGTCAACCGATATTCGTGACACCAAAATCTATTTGCctaaagttcttttttttttttttttttaattataaattattattattattattattggaatTTAATTCTCATAAGAAGAGTCCCCACAATCCCATTTCCGAGctctttctcctttattttCCCTTTATATTCCATTCGCCCCCGAGAAGCTTACTGGGTTTTCATTTTTGGCCTTGCGTAATGGATGCCGATTGTAACACGGGGCTTCTTCTAGGGCTGGGGCGGGGTTTGGATCATCATAATTCCATGCGCCCGCACGTACCGGATGTGGCTGGTGTTAAGAAGAAGCTTCaggttttgaaatttgatgatattttgCCTTCTTTGACGCTTGGATTGTCGGTTGTTGTCGACAAGAGCGGCGGAGAATCCGCCGCTACCGCGGCGGACGAGTTGATTCAGCAAGGCTCTTCGGGTAGTCCGGTGTCGTCGTTTTCTAACTCATCGGGGTTTAAAAGGGAGCGAGACGGCGGCGCCGGTGAAGAGCCGGCTGAAACGGAGGTGTTTATGGAGAGAATATCTATGAAAGTTgctgaagaagaggaagatggAAGCCCGAGGAAGAAACTTAGACTCACTAAAGAACAATCCGCCGTTTTAGAAGATAATTTCAAAGAACACTCCAGCCTCAGTCCTGTAAGTCTGGCGTTTTATAgcaaaatatcataaattctttttaattttgatatcaaatttttttttttttttttaaatccgAAAAAACAGAAGCAAAAACAGGATTTGGCAAGACAGTTAAACCTAAGACCAAGACAAGTGGAAGTATGGTTTCAAAACAGAAGAGCCAGGTaattaatttctcaaaattaaaatttttaaatacgtTAATTTTCATTAgcgtaattaattaaaatccaTGCAGAACCAAGCTGAAGCAAACGGAAATGGACTGTGAATTACTGAAGAAATGCTgtgaaaagctcaaagaagagaaCACCAAGCTTCAAAAGGAACTTCAAGAGCTTAAATCCCTCAAATTAACTGCCCCGCCGTTCTGCATGCAGCTACAAGCCGCCACTCTCACCGTTTGCCCTTCCTGTGAGAGCTCCATttgcggcggcggtggcggtggcggtggaggAGGCGCCGATGCTTCTCCAGCTAACACCTTCTCAATTGGGTCAAAGCCTCACTTTCTCAAATTCCCATTTAACCATCCATCGGCGGCTTGTTAATTCagcctaattttaattatataattaattaaaaagccCAGAAGACTGCTATTTTTGCTTAAGGCTTCTGGGtcaatatatcgtatatatatatatattatatgttttttgtACAAATATATTGTTATTTCAAACACGTGGAAATTAGGCTTTGTAGAAATCGATCCATGACGACAAACCTGTATTTAAGTTTGCATTAATTTGACTTAAAGCtgctttttatatttttaatccaatttgGTGAAATAGTCCTTCTCCTCGTGATGCAATATCAATTAActgttattaattttaattaatcaacaCGCGtgattgaaataaatgatgagataaataaataattattttggaaaaagaaaaaaaaaaaaaggagtattttattgatttttttagacaaataTGGACAAACCAGTTGGTGGGCTATGATtggaatgaagaaaataatacaataGTATAGTATCCATACTATATGATTAAGAACAAAGATATCACATATTTAATCATTAATCATTAGTTTTGatccaaaattcaattttaatgttttaacaTAAATACTTCACtgtctttaaatttaaacattttttaaggTAACAAGACATAATAAAACATACTGCAtgattttcctaaaataatatttgtttgttgacTAATCATATCCACTTTGTCGACCACATTTATAaactctattatttttttaagataaatattGGTTTTATGCGTCGGCGGGCAGATGGGTCAAacgttaataaataaataaataaatgctaaaaataaaaataattaaggaattaaacgcaataaattttgaatttcagaAATGGGTTTGGAATTTCCAAGTCCAAAACTGACCCAATTTCAAAATCAGCCCATTATGGTAAGATCATAACGTTgataaagagagaaattaaCATTATACATTCATGAGGTtctaaataacaaatattattatttcctcGACGCTTATGAAACATAATTATTGTTTGTCACGCTATTTGGTTGGTATTATATGAAGGAATGACACTTTCGGAGGCGTTTGTGGTCGGGTGAGTCACGGTCCGAGTCGATAATGGGCATCGGTCATGTAGTGACCGTCGATATAGAGAGCAGTGTTGGGAGGGTGAAGCCCATCCATGACCATGAACTGCATATCTTCAGAGGGTTTCCAGTGTCTCTTCCTTTGGTTTAtgaaccaattgtttatttgCTTCTGATCCAACCCAGTGGACTCAGCCAATGCCACCTTCTCCGTCTCCTGTAAAATCCCATCAAAACTCATTCTTAACACATTCTTGAACCATGGAAATGTCAAAGATTTAGTAACTTACTGAAGGGTATGGCCATTTGTAGTGCAACTCCCACCAATTAAGAAGCTTCTGCCTTGCATCTTTTGggagctttccctttttcttcttctttgaaagTTCTTGCTTGAGACTGCTCAAGTAGCCACTGTACTTTCTCAATAGGTggttcttcaattctctgtcTTCGGCACGTGGGTCGATCTCCGGTAGCTCGGTTTCTCCGCCGCTATTTTCTTGTTCCTCCTCCGACGATCCCATACCCTCACACTTCTCGTCTGTAATTACAAAGTCAGCTATCAAATTTTCTCATACCCAAGTCGAGTTTAACTCATACTACTATACTGTAggtgtattccttacttataaactcaatATCAACCACTTaattaatcaatgtgggactcccatCCCAATAATCCTCGACAAGGTTTGCTAACCTGGACATctaacacgactctctacaatggtatgatattgtccactttgaacataagctctcatggcctTGCCCCAATGGAGagtgtattctttgattataaactcatgaccattccctaaattaaccactgtgggacactttcatccaacatctcCCCTCGAATAAAatacgtctccccttaatcgagactcatTCTTTTGGAGTcgtagtcattttttactgccttcgaggaggtttgactcatttttcttttttgagtcCTTTGTTTAACATTCGAGGATTTGCCAattctattggcacgactaagtttagggcatgactctgacactatcgaacacgactctccacaatggtacgatactGTCCACTTGagg
Encoded proteins:
- the LOC111797585 gene encoding homeobox-leucine zipper protein HAT9-like, coding for MDADCNTGLLLGLGRGLDHHNSMRPHVPDVAGVKKKLQVLKFDDILPSLTLGLSVVVDKSGGESAATAADELIQQGSSGSPVSSFSNSSGFKRERDGGAGEEPAETEVFMERISMKVAEEEEDGSPRKKLRLTKEQSAVLEDNFKEHSSLSPKQKQDLARQLNLRPRQVEVWFQNRRARTKLKQTEMDCELLKKCCEKLKEENTKLQKELQELKSLKLTAPPFCMQLQAATLTVCPSCESSICGGGGGGGGGGADASPANTFSIGSKPHFLKFPFNHPSAAC